A window from Bufo bufo chromosome 1, aBufBuf1.1, whole genome shotgun sequence encodes these proteins:
- the HAND1 gene encoding heart- and neural crest derivatives-expressed protein 1 has protein sequence MNIIGSYQHHHHMMPEPYIFAPGSRCHQDRPFFQGWVLNPGEVSPSEFANQPPYSPDYGNVGPAQSSSSSRLEALGGRLARRKGVPPKKERRRTESINSAFSELRECIPNVPADTKLSKIKTLRLATSYIGYLMDVLAKDEEPGDTEGFKAELKKMDSRDCKRKREAQNEVWSAAPQGEKKIKGRTGWPQQVWALELNP, from the exons ATGAACATCATAGGGAGTTACCAGCATCATCACCACATGATGCCAGAACCTTATATATTCGCCCCTGGCTCTAGATGTCACCAGGACAGACCTTTCTTCCAAGGATGGGTCCTAAATCCAGGAGAAGTCTCCCCATCCGAATTCGCCAACCAGCCGCCATATAGTCCTGATTATGGCAATGTGGGTCCTGCCCAGAGCAGCAGTAGCAGCCGCTTGGAGGCTCTAGGTGGTCGACTGGCTAGAAGGAAAggagtcccccccaaaaaagaaagGAGAAGGACAGAGAGTATTAACAGTGCGTTTTCAGAGCTTAGAGAATGTATCCCCAATGTGCCAGCCGATACCAAGCTCTCCAAGATAAAGACCCTCAGGCTAGCCACCAGCTACATCGGCTACCTAATGGATGTCCTGGCAAAGGACGAGGAACCTGGGGACACAGAGGGGTTCAAAGCCGAGCTCAAGAAAATGGACAGTAGAGACTGCAAACGGAAAAGAGAAGCT CAAAATGAAGTTTGGAGTGCTGCACCCCAAGGAGAGAAGAAAATAAAGGGAAGGACAGGGTGGCCACAACAGGTCTGGGCCTTAGAACTAAACCCTTAA